A section of the Petrimonas sulfuriphila genome encodes:
- a CDS encoding phage integrase SAM-like domain-containing protein, which produces MPSSDNYLSTHPVFKYKNRNISVSLVRKYRYDIEEVAPIFWRITYNRKLKVYFSGFEFSRNEWDEFVNRDLRKHAGTKQTLLRFLSLTLKPAIDTLAETNDFSFAALDNLLTDQPTSTVNEAFQKKIVSLENEYKIGNASIYRTTLNALMRFKHYKLYKKSADKTDFINRCIESKYVAIGKKALSISEKISFEEITPEFLIECEKFWLDTGVAHATIGIYMRTLRAIINNNEGEEPYINQKKYPFGVKRGKYAIPEGGRRNIALPVDDIWKIENYQTDNDAIATARDIFVFMFYCNGLNFGDLCRLRYENIDAPSEEIIFQRKKTLRKGEKPTYIYAPMLPPMVEIINRQGNKNQDGYIFPFLNGIAPSGKNERKIKEAINFALDPINSSLKIIANKLELDPEISTSYTRNSYITHLTSEMYVNPIVVRKMVGHSTKKDVTAGYVNLTPKKRREINSKLLNPKKKYATINSGKSVEVG; this is translated from the coding sequence ATGCCAAGTAGCGACAATTATTTATCAACTCACCCCGTTTTTAAATACAAAAATAGGAATATTTCTGTTAGCTTGGTGAGAAAATATCGATACGATATTGAAGAAGTGGCTCCCATATTCTGGCGGATTACGTACAATCGAAAACTAAAAGTCTATTTCTCCGGCTTTGAGTTTTCTAGAAATGAGTGGGATGAATTTGTAAACAGAGACCTAAGAAAACATGCAGGAACTAAACAAACACTATTACGTTTTTTATCCCTTACATTAAAACCTGCGATAGATACTTTGGCCGAGACGAATGACTTTTCTTTTGCTGCGTTGGATAACCTTTTGACTGATCAACCGACCTCTACAGTCAATGAAGCGTTTCAAAAGAAAATTGTATCATTGGAAAATGAGTACAAGATTGGAAATGCATCGATTTATAGAACAACCCTTAATGCACTTATGAGGTTCAAACATTATAAACTTTATAAGAAAAGTGCTGACAAAACGGATTTTATTAATCGCTGTATTGAAAGCAAGTATGTAGCCATCGGTAAAAAGGCGTTGAGTATATCCGAAAAAATATCTTTTGAGGAGATCACTCCGGAATTCTTAATCGAATGTGAGAAATTTTGGCTCGATACCGGGGTCGCACATGCGACCATCGGTATATATATGAGAACATTGAGAGCCATCATCAATAATAATGAGGGTGAGGAACCTTATATAAACCAGAAGAAATATCCTTTCGGAGTAAAACGGGGTAAGTACGCCATACCGGAAGGTGGCAGAAGGAATATTGCTTTACCAGTTGATGACATTTGGAAAATCGAAAATTACCAAACAGATAATGATGCCATAGCAACAGCACGTGATATATTTGTTTTTATGTTCTACTGCAATGGATTGAACTTCGGAGACCTTTGCCGGTTAAGGTATGAGAATATTGATGCTCCCAGTGAAGAAATAATTTTCCAAAGAAAAAAGACTTTGCGAAAAGGAGAAAAACCTACTTATATTTATGCACCGATGCTCCCACCTATGGTTGAAATAATCAACCGGCAAGGGAACAAAAATCAGGACGGATATATTTTCCCATTTCTCAACGGAATTGCTCCAAGCGGCAAGAATGAAAGGAAAATCAAAGAGGCTATCAATTTCGCATTAGACCCTATCAATTCTTCGTTAAAAATAATTGCCAATAAACTTGAGTTAGACCCGGAAATATCAACTTCGTACACACGAAACAGCTATATAACGCATCTTACCAGCGAAATGTATGTCAATCCTATCGTGGTACGAAAAATGGTTGGGCATAGTACAAAGAAGGATGTGACGGCAGGATATGTCAACCTGACGCCGAAAAAGAGAAGAGAGATCAATTCAAAATTGTTGAACCCGAAAAAAAAATATGCGACGATCAATTCTGGCAAGTCGGTAGAAGTCGGATAA
- a CDS encoding ORF6N domain-containing protein, with the protein MELAIIQSKIYEIRGVKVMLDFDLAEMYGVETRVLKQSVRRNIKRFEGDDFMFEVTREELSRSQIVILNKGRGYNIKYMPFAFTELGVAMLSSVLNSDTAIEINKGIMRAFVAIRHLIHNPQVDEVKELQKEVRKFKEYIEEVFTDYNDINEDTRMQLELINESLAELQAQKKLSGKPRNPIGYVKTK; encoded by the coding sequence ATGGAATTAGCAATAATACAGAGTAAGATATATGAAATAAGGGGCGTAAAGGTCATGCTGGATTTTGATTTGGCGGAGATGTATGGCGTGGAAACGAGGGTTTTAAAACAGTCGGTAAGGCGCAATATAAAACGCTTTGAAGGTGATGATTTTATGTTTGAGGTTACAAGGGAAGAACTTTCAAGATCACAAATTGTGATCTTGAACAAAGGTCGTGGATACAACATAAAATATATGCCCTTTGCATTCACCGAATTAGGCGTGGCAATGTTAAGTAGTGTACTGAACTCAGATACAGCTATTGAAATAAACAAGGGTATCATGCGTGCTTTCGTCGCCATCCGGCATTTGATCCACAATCCGCAAGTCGATGAAGTAAAGGAACTGCAAAAAGAAGTAAGGAAATTCAAAGAATACATAGAGGAAGTGTTCACCGACTACAATGATATTAATGAAGATACAAGGATGCAATTAGAGCTTATCAATGAGTCATTGGCTGAACTCCAAGCGCAAAAGAAACTATCCGGAAAACCACGTAATCCGATAGGATATGTAAAAACAAAATAA
- a CDS encoding type I restriction enzyme HsdR N-terminal domain-containing protein, translated as MNNEKWNEICFLLFDSIKFDISENDFEKNVVQALRVLDWKEYSGDIEIRPSLPIGAANKITPDFVIKASDNKKLFVIEIKQPSIPLTSKFQQQLFSYMRQLRLEYGILIGQEIQIFYDGDLSNQEDPILLETINFTKDNEKGLRFVELFGKESFNRESLKSYTISALKKINRREEHKILTKKILSESYQDKIRELIKQDFLNEYDGELIDTVLKELRIEIKQKNIEQNPTELPKNQLKQEVNIDYSAGVLPIELNPSSESEFKQRLLSTKTAYITTFYNNGTTKQKVWNALRFSESSGVLGNLRSRPEFRNGEWQKLGIERVYVSIDK; from the coding sequence ATGAACAACGAAAAATGGAATGAAATATGCTTTTTATTATTCGATAGCATTAAATTTGACATTAGTGAAAACGATTTCGAAAAGAATGTAGTTCAGGCTTTAAGAGTTTTAGACTGGAAAGAGTATTCTGGTGATATTGAGATTCGCCCTTCTTTACCAATTGGAGCGGCTAACAAAATTACTCCTGATTTTGTAATCAAAGCTTCTGACAATAAGAAACTGTTTGTCATTGAAATAAAGCAACCAAGTATTCCGCTTACTTCCAAATTCCAACAACAGTTGTTTTCTTATATGCGTCAACTAAGGCTTGAATACGGAATCTTAATCGGACAAGAAATTCAAATATTTTATGATGGCGACTTATCAAATCAAGAAGATCCAATACTATTAGAGACAATTAATTTTACAAAAGATAATGAGAAAGGGTTGAGATTTGTTGAATTATTTGGCAAAGAAAGCTTCAACCGGGAATCATTAAAATCTTATACAATAAGTGCTTTAAAAAAAATAAACCGAAGGGAAGAACATAAAATCTTGACAAAAAAAATACTCTCAGAAAGCTATCAGGATAAAATCCGGGAGTTGATAAAACAAGATTTTTTAAACGAATATGATGGGGAGCTAATAGATACTGTACTGAAAGAGTTAAGAATTGAGATAAAACAGAAAAACATAGAGCAAAATCCAACAGAATTACCTAAAAATCAATTAAAACAGGAGGTAAATATTGACTATTCTGCGGGTGTTTTGCCGATCGAGTTAAATCCATCGTCTGAGTCGGAGTTTAAGCAGAGGCTTTTATCAACAAAAACAGCGTATATAACAACGTTCTACAATAATGGGACAACAAAACAAAAAGTTTGGAATGCCCTAAGATTTAGCGAAAGTTCAGGTGTATTAGGAAATTTAAGGTCAAGACCTGAATTTAGGAATGGAGAATGGCAGAAACTTGGTATTGAAAGAGTCTACGTTTCGATTGATAAATAA
- a CDS encoding RagB/SusD family nutrient uptake outer membrane protein, with product MNKAISIFLSAIILMACSKSDEDVPSGDEDNRIVKTTITGKIEKGPFLTGSKITLYELDKELKQTGKNIFKTETTNDNGDFVFDSKMELLSQFVELEISGYFFNEVTGIRSSSQITLNVLADVSGKDKVNVNILTHLVYKRIKNLISEGLSFPVAQKQAHKELLNVFYIANEVKNSDDIGLTDGNDDAAVLLAISAILLHDKREAEFSEFIAKLSNDFADDGTISDSDLMGKIHLGQQNVNSIKVMDNLKSYFSEQGKTIEVQNIRKFIDGNGDGILDDKDANLDRNPNESITEDEIFKNEEVFKQALTGSYDKVRGYFERMLVLDAVRCNLIDYSIDISSDNTILKDAWAQAYQAIHRLNQIIEHSQDDANQYAKPYHFTSRVLRALLYLDMVQHWGDVPFITKPLTMEEIFVPRTDKVQIFNSLLIDLDESMPYLEEDTEHNQMFVSQDLAIALIAAIQLERKDYSTAATYFEKIINKGNKISLDNTVYSDINNNEALFTLLFSESEDYQPFQVFSQHLKKGNLHPIYRNTDVFLSYAEALVALNKTSESLSLLNKVRAADNMAPLQDFPLKPEHEIADLWKKFIGSDYGYFSLLKRLGIAVELLDIQSYHQLYPIPLTELMMNPNITQNPGY from the coding sequence ATGAATAAGGCAATCTCAATATTTCTGTCAGCCATTATCCTGATGGCATGTTCCAAATCGGATGAAGACGTTCCTTCCGGAGATGAGGATAATCGTATTGTCAAAACCACGATAACTGGTAAAATCGAAAAGGGTCCTTTCCTTACAGGCTCAAAGATTACACTGTACGAATTGGATAAAGAGTTAAAACAAACAGGAAAGAATATATTTAAGACAGAAACAACGAATGATAATGGTGATTTTGTTTTTGACAGTAAAATGGAACTACTGAGTCAGTTTGTCGAATTGGAGATATCCGGATATTTTTTTAACGAAGTTACAGGTATAAGATCTTCCTCACAAATCACGCTTAACGTTCTCGCAGATGTTTCCGGTAAAGACAAGGTCAATGTGAATATCCTCACGCATTTGGTCTATAAAAGAATTAAAAACTTGATCTCTGAGGGGTTAAGTTTTCCTGTTGCGCAAAAACAGGCGCATAAAGAACTTCTAAACGTTTTTTATATCGCCAATGAAGTCAAAAATTCCGATGACATCGGGTTAACAGACGGAAATGATGATGCAGCGGTACTGCTTGCGATATCGGCAATTCTATTGCATGACAAAAGGGAAGCTGAGTTTTCAGAATTCATTGCTAAACTGAGTAATGACTTTGCGGATGACGGTACAATTTCGGATAGTGACTTGATGGGGAAAATTCATCTGGGTCAGCAAAATGTGAACTCAATTAAAGTGATGGATAATCTGAAATCCTATTTTTCTGAACAAGGTAAAACAATAGAGGTTCAGAATATTCGCAAATTTATCGATGGTAATGGAGATGGTATATTGGATGATAAAGACGCAAATCTAGACCGTAACCCGAATGAGTCGATAACGGAGGATGAGATTTTTAAAAATGAGGAAGTATTTAAACAAGCCTTAACCGGATCCTACGATAAGGTTCGTGGCTATTTTGAGAGAATGCTTGTGCTGGATGCAGTTCGATGTAATTTAATCGATTATAGTATAGATATTTCTTCTGACAATACTATTTTAAAAGACGCCTGGGCCCAAGCATATCAAGCTATTCATAGGTTAAATCAAATCATTGAACATTCCCAGGATGATGCAAACCAATACGCAAAACCATACCATTTTACCTCACGGGTATTGCGTGCTTTGCTCTATTTGGACATGGTTCAGCATTGGGGTGATGTACCTTTCATTACAAAGCCATTGACAATGGAAGAGATATTTGTACCCAGAACTGACAAAGTTCAAATATTCAATTCTTTATTAATCGATCTGGACGAATCGATGCCTTATTTAGAAGAAGATACGGAACATAATCAGATGTTTGTTTCACAAGATCTGGCAATCGCATTGATTGCAGCCATCCAATTGGAACGTAAAGATTATAGTACCGCAGCAACATATTTCGAAAAAATAATCAATAAAGGGAATAAAATATCTTTGGATAATACTGTCTACTCTGACATAAATAATAACGAAGCATTATTTACCCTGTTGTTTTCTGAAAGCGAAGATTATCAGCCTTTTCAGGTGTTTAGTCAACACTTGAAAAAAGGCAATTTGCATCCAATATACAGAAATACAGATGTATTTCTCAGCTATGCGGAGGCTCTGGTAGCTTTAAACAAAACATCAGAATCGTTAAGCTTATTGAATAAGGTCAGGGCTGCTGATAATATGGCTCCATTACAAGACTTTCCGTTAAAACCTGAACATGAAATAGCAGATCTATGGAAAAAATTCATTGGTTCGGATTACGGTTACTTTAGTCTCCTCAAACGATTAGGAATTGCAGTTGAACTTTTAGATATTCAAAGTTATCATCAGTTATATCCTATTCCGCTAACTGAATTAATGATGAATCCAAATATAACGCAGAATCCGGGATATTAA